In Silene latifolia isolate original U9 population chromosome X, ASM4854445v1, whole genome shotgun sequence, the following proteins share a genomic window:
- the LOC141619279 gene encoding tRNA acetyltransferase TAN1, with the protein MAAENKANNASNDPKKRKRCYLPHNKPVRKKGPSPIRPGVQGFFITCDGGREFQAAQEAINVIDSFFEELINGKESSSKVAVTLEKPINKKIKFTYSDSDEEENDDDNDEEEDKKSVAPPEDSGNNGSSVEKISDHADKAVQADEVGPGNGGSKDADKEPTEVKSKENEEPPEKKQCSDVKSSESGNTGVATTELSVDKLIEAELKELGDKTKRRFSKLDTGCNGVVFILMRRRDGDPSPTDIVQHIMESAASTKKHMSRFLLRVLPVELSCYTSDEEISRAIKPLVEQHFPADAETPIKFAVQYDARANTGIERMKVIDAIAKSVPSCHKVDLKNPEKTIIAQVVKTVCMISVVDKYKELAKYNLRELTS; encoded by the exons ATGGCTGctgaaaacaaagcaaacaatGCATCCAACGATCCCAAAAAACGCAAGAGATGTTACTTACCTCATAAT AAACCGGTGAGAAAGAAGGGGCCAAGCCCAATAAGGCCAGGAGTGCAAGGATTCTTCATAACTTGTGATGGTGGTAGAGAATTTCAAGCTGCTCAGGAAGCCATTAATGTTATTGATTCT TTTTTTGAAGAGCTGATCAACGGAAAGGAATCCAGTTCTAAGGTGGCAGTGACATTGGAGAAACCAATTAATAAAAAAATCAAGTTCACGTACTCTGATTCTGATGAAGAAgaaaatgatgatgataatgatgaggaAGAGGACAAAAAATCAGTTGCACCTCCCGAAGACAGTGGAAATAATGGATCTAGCGTGGAAAAAATATCCGATCATGCAGATAAGGCTGTTCAGGCGGATGAGGTTGGACCTGGAAATGGTGGCAGTAAGGATGCTGATAAGGAACCGACTGAGGTAAAAAGCAAAGAAAATGAGGAACCGCCTGAAAAGAAACAATGCTCTGATGTCAAAAGTTCAGAAAGTGGAAATACGGGAGTTGCTACCACAGAGTTGTCTGTTGATAAGTTAATCGAAGCAGAACTCAAGGAATTGGGAGATAAAACCAAG AGGCGTTTCTCCAAACTTGATACGGGTTGCAATGGTGTTGTTTTTATTCTTATGCGGCGAAGGGATGGAGACCCGAGTCCTACAGACATTGTTCAGCACATCATGGAATCTGCCGCCAGTACAAAGAAACATATGTCAAG GTTTCTGCTTAGAGTGTTACCAGTGGAGCTCTCATGCTATACTTCTGATGAAGAAATCTCAAGAGCCATTAAGCCACTTGTTGAACAGCATTTCCCTGCCGATGCTGAAACACCGATTAAG TTTGCTGTCCAATATGATGCACGTGCAAATACGGGAATTGAGAGAATGAAGGTAATTGATGCTATCGCAAAATCAGTTCCTAGCTGTCACAAAGTCGATCTAAAGAACCCAGAGAAGACCATAATTGCTCAAGTTGTCAAG ACCGTGTGCATGATAAGCGTTGTGGACAAGTACAAGGAACTAGCAAAGTACAACCTGAGAGAGCTAACTTCATGA
- the LOC141619294 gene encoding uncharacterized protein LOC141619294: MAQTMARKLTIILYVALMLVLITANQAESQSSRPQVHVSQLAGLNPPCIPGPHARCKPPLSELQWPSDHRPSSESNPGPLNSSISASFKYGAKQGSLHPQECGSRCTMRCSATAYKKPCMFFCQKCCAKCLCVPPGTYGNKQLCPCYNNWKTKRGGPKCP; encoded by the exons ATGGCACAGACAATGGCAAGGAAACTTACGATAATACTATATGTCGCTTTGATGCTTGTTTTAATTACGGCTAATCAG GCTGAAAGCCAATCTTCTAGGCCACAAGTTCATGTTAGCCAATTGGCG GGGTTGAATCCCCCATGCATTCCCGGACCACATGCAcgatgtaagccacccctttcggagctgcagtggccaagtgatcatcgccccagctcggagtcgaacccgggacctctcaactcctccatttctgcaagcttcaag TATGGTGCCAAACAAGGGAGCCTCCATCCACAAG AATGTGGATCAAGGTGTACGATGAGGTGCTCAGCTACTGCATATAAGAAGCCATGTATGTTCTTCTGCCAAAAATGTTGCGCTAAATGCTTGTGTGTTCCACCCGGTACCTACGGCAACAAGCAACTTTGCCCATGCTACAACAACTGGAAGACCAAGAGAGGCGGCCCCAAGTGCCCATAA